One Mycolicibacterium goodii genomic region harbors:
- a CDS encoding acyl-CoA dehydrogenase family protein, protein MTNSSVAQPCSERRSADDLIGVNALLSAEEREIRDTVRSVVQRKISPHVASWYENGELPARELAAELGELGLLGMHLEGYGCAGMSAVAYGLACLELEAGDSGIRSLVSVQGSLAMYAIHAFGSEDQKTEWLPDMARGHRIGCFGLTEPDHGSNPAGMRTKATRSGSDWVLDGTKMWITNGSVADVAVIWARTDEGIRGFVVPTDTPGFTANTIKSKMSLRASVTSELVLDGVRLPDRARLPGATGLGAPLRCLNEARFGIVFGALGAARDCLETALTYACSREQFDRPIGAFQLTQQKLADMTLEYGKGFLLALHLGRQKDAGDLAPEQVSLGKLNNVREAIEIARTARTVLGASGITGEYPVMRHANNLESVLTYEGTSEMHTLIIGQALTGVGAFR, encoded by the coding sequence ATGACCAACAGCTCAGTCGCGCAACCCTGTTCAGAGCGCAGAAGCGCCGATGACCTGATCGGGGTCAATGCCCTGCTCAGTGCCGAGGAGCGCGAGATCCGCGACACCGTGCGCAGCGTCGTGCAGCGCAAGATCAGCCCCCACGTCGCCTCCTGGTACGAAAACGGTGAGCTGCCCGCGCGCGAACTGGCCGCCGAACTGGGTGAGCTCGGACTGCTCGGCATGCATCTGGAGGGCTACGGCTGCGCGGGGATGTCGGCCGTGGCATACGGATTGGCATGCCTGGAACTCGAAGCGGGTGATTCGGGGATCCGTTCGCTCGTGAGCGTGCAGGGGTCGCTGGCGATGTACGCGATCCACGCCTTCGGCAGTGAGGACCAGAAGACCGAGTGGTTGCCCGACATGGCGAGGGGGCACCGCATCGGGTGCTTCGGCCTCACCGAACCCGACCACGGCTCCAACCCGGCGGGGATGCGCACCAAGGCGACGCGCTCGGGCAGCGACTGGGTCCTCGACGGAACCAAGATGTGGATCACCAACGGCTCGGTGGCCGACGTCGCCGTCATCTGGGCGCGTACCGACGAGGGGATCCGCGGATTCGTCGTCCCCACCGACACGCCCGGGTTCACCGCCAACACCATCAAATCCAAGATGTCGCTGCGGGCCTCGGTGACGAGCGAACTCGTCCTCGACGGGGTTCGGCTTCCCGACCGCGCCCGGCTGCCCGGGGCGACCGGTCTGGGCGCACCGCTGCGCTGTCTCAACGAGGCCCGTTTCGGGATCGTGTTCGGTGCGCTCGGCGCGGCACGGGACTGCCTGGAAACCGCGCTCACCTACGCCTGCTCACGGGAACAGTTCGACCGACCCATCGGTGCGTTCCAACTCACCCAGCAGAAACTCGCCGACATGACGCTGGAGTACGGCAAGGGGTTCCTGCTCGCACTGCACCTGGGGCGGCAGAAGGACGCCGGCGACCTGGCTCCCGAGCAGGTCAGCCTCGGCAAACTCAACAACGTGCGGGAGGCCATCGAGATCGCCCGTACCGCGCGAACCGTGCTCGGCGCCAGCGGCATCACTGGGGAGTATCCCGTGATGCGGCACGCCAACAACCTCGAATCGGTGTTGACCTACGAAGGCACCAGTGAGATGCATACGCTGATCATCGGACAGGCACTCACCGGCGTCGGTGCGTTCCGCTGA
- a CDS encoding FAD binding domain-containing protein, giving the protein MKPAPFHYLRPTTVAEALEQLATYPDAKVMAGGQSLMALMNLRLARPSVIVDIGRLDELRRIFDDTEDLILGALVTHRTVETDPLIAARTPLLADAARHIGHIGIRNRGTIGGSVAHADPAAEMPLSTLVLGATFHVESAARGRRQVRAEDMFVSYFTSALEPDELITWVSIPTARYGQGWGFVEYAHQHGDYGLAGAGAVIGLDADGRICSLRCAVLSAADRPLLFVGDDVVGERPSTRLWEALARRWAASTDPSSDDPDYSRRLCETALAEALTEATRRVGERQERVDAGG; this is encoded by the coding sequence GTGAAACCTGCGCCGTTCCATTACCTTCGACCCACCACCGTCGCCGAGGCCCTGGAGCAGCTCGCGACGTATCCCGACGCCAAGGTGATGGCGGGTGGTCAATCGTTGATGGCGTTGATGAACCTGCGTCTGGCCCGGCCCAGCGTGATCGTCGACATCGGCCGCCTCGACGAACTCCGGCGCATCTTCGACGACACCGAGGACCTGATCCTCGGGGCGCTGGTCACCCACCGCACCGTCGAGACGGATCCGCTGATCGCGGCACGGACCCCGCTGCTCGCCGACGCGGCGCGGCACATCGGTCACATCGGTATCCGCAACCGCGGCACGATCGGCGGCTCGGTGGCCCACGCGGATCCTGCGGCCGAGATGCCGTTGTCCACGCTGGTTCTCGGAGCGACATTCCACGTGGAGTCGGCGGCGCGGGGTCGTCGCCAGGTGCGTGCCGAGGACATGTTCGTCTCGTACTTCACGAGTGCTCTTGAACCCGACGAGCTCATCACGTGGGTGTCGATTCCCACCGCCCGCTACGGACAGGGCTGGGGGTTCGTCGAATACGCCCATCAGCACGGTGATTACGGTCTTGCCGGCGCGGGCGCCGTGATCGGTCTGGACGCCGACGGCCGGATCTGCTCGCTGCGGTGTGCCGTGCTCAGTGCTGCGGACCGGCCGCTGCTGTTCGTGGGCGACGACGTGGTGGGCGAGCGCCCGTCGACACGCCTGTGGGAAGCACTGGCGAGGCGGTGGGCGGCGTCCACCGACCCGTCGTCGGACGATCCCGACTATTCGCGGCGGCTGTGTGAGACGGCGTTGGCCGAGGCGCTGACCGAGGCGACCCGACGCGTCGGTGAGAGGCAGGAGCGAGTCGATGCAGGCGGTTGA
- a CDS encoding amidohydrolase family protein, producing the protein MPTLLVEDIGLLLHGDATMKPVRDTTLLIEDGRVAGVGVDHPTPDRVLSVGGLTVMPGLVDGHVHPTFGEWTPAQNSIGWIGNYLHGGTTSMVSAGELHIPGLDFGALTPELVLSIAITSRHTTGRSRPSGVKVDAGTVLLVPGMTEEHFDRAHREGIRHLKFIFYDWNRLGDGEAQRYVEWAHERGMTVKMHSGGVSRSGASRVAGRDVAVAVRPDIVGHISGGPIPAPDDDIVGIIADLPSASVEVCSSMNYRATKLVVDELSARGELHRLTLGTDTPGGTGVIPRGMLRNVCFLASICGVDPLTAVAAATGQTAKAHGLDTGVLVEGAAADLLVLGPITGSVAGDALESFALGDLPGIAAVLVDGVPLVKTRSQQTPPPSRSVRWRGEPDLPVAAAARGTGCC; encoded by the coding sequence GTGCCGACACTGCTGGTGGAGGACATCGGACTCCTGCTGCATGGCGACGCGACGATGAAACCGGTGCGCGACACCACGCTGCTGATCGAGGACGGCCGTGTCGCGGGCGTCGGCGTCGACCATCCGACCCCCGACCGGGTCCTCTCGGTGGGTGGTCTGACCGTGATGCCCGGCCTCGTCGACGGGCACGTGCACCCGACCTTCGGTGAGTGGACGCCTGCGCAGAACTCGATCGGATGGATCGGCAACTACCTCCACGGCGGCACCACGTCGATGGTGTCGGCAGGCGAATTGCACATTCCCGGACTGGATTTCGGTGCGTTGACGCCTGAGCTCGTGTTGAGCATCGCAATCACGTCGCGGCACACCACGGGCCGCTCACGGCCGTCCGGGGTGAAGGTCGATGCGGGCACGGTGCTGCTGGTCCCCGGGATGACCGAGGAACACTTCGACCGGGCACACCGGGAGGGCATCAGGCACCTCAAATTCATCTTCTACGACTGGAATCGCCTCGGCGACGGCGAGGCTCAGCGCTATGTCGAGTGGGCCCACGAACGTGGCATGACCGTCAAGATGCACTCCGGTGGGGTGTCACGATCGGGTGCCAGCCGGGTGGCCGGACGCGACGTCGCGGTGGCGGTGCGGCCCGACATCGTCGGGCACATCTCCGGCGGGCCCATCCCGGCGCCCGACGACGACATCGTGGGCATCATCGCCGATCTGCCGTCGGCGAGCGTGGAGGTGTGCAGCTCGATGAACTACCGGGCGACGAAACTCGTGGTCGACGAGCTGTCGGCACGCGGCGAGCTGCATCGGCTGACGCTCGGCACCGACACGCCGGGAGGCACCGGAGTGATCCCGCGCGGAATGTTGCGCAACGTGTGCTTCCTCGCCTCGATCTGCGGTGTCGATCCGCTCACCGCTGTCGCCGCGGCCACGGGACAGACCGCGAAGGCACACGGTCTCGACACCGGCGTGCTGGTCGAAGGGGCAGCGGCCGATCTGCTGGTTCTCGGTCCGATCACGGGGTCGGTCGCGGGCGACGCCCTGGAATCGTTCGCGCTGGGCGACCTCCCCGGAATCGCGGCAGTACTCGTCGACGGGGTGCCACTGGTCAAGACCCGCAGTCAGCAGACACCGCCACCGAGCCGGTCGGTGCGCTGGCGCGGTGAGCCGGATCTGCCCGTCGCCGCCGCGGCACGCGGCACCGGATGCTGCTGA
- a CDS encoding (2Fe-2S)-binding protein translates to MQAVESSDRPAGVAVSVVVNGRAVQRTVPPRLTLADFLRDELRLTGTHLGCEHGVCGACTVFIDGRSARACLMLAVQADGMRVTTVEGLDEFEETRRLRQAFSERGGLQCGFCTPGFLVAAVELLRDPDTEKPLTEDSVREALSGNICRCTGYQGIVQAVLDAADG, encoded by the coding sequence ATGCAGGCGGTTGAATCCTCTGATCGTCCGGCGGGTGTCGCGGTGTCGGTCGTGGTCAACGGCAGAGCGGTCCAGCGCACGGTCCCGCCGCGGCTCACCCTTGCCGACTTCCTGCGCGACGAGCTGCGGCTCACCGGAACGCATCTCGGCTGTGAACACGGGGTGTGCGGTGCATGCACGGTGTTCATCGACGGCCGCAGCGCGCGGGCGTGTCTGATGCTCGCGGTGCAGGCCGACGGTATGCGGGTGACCACCGTCGAGGGGCTCGACGAGTTCGAGGAGACACGGCGGCTGCGGCAGGCCTTTTCCGAACGCGGCGGGTTGCAGTGCGGTTTCTGCACACCCGGTTTCCTCGTGGCGGCGGTCGAGCTGCTGCGCGATCCGGACACGGAGAAACCGCTGACCGAGGACAGTGTCCGGGAAGCCCTGTCCGGCAACATCTGCCGGTGCACGGGCTATCAGGGCATCGTGCAGGCGGTGCTCGACGCCGCCGACGGTTGA
- a CDS encoding thiamine pyrophosphate-dependent enzyme — MANNPTANPRKEALDDHFTTVVSQLSAPAEAEPWPDTALTPDLALELFEAQVASRHLDLAARWLRAQGKGFYTIGSSGHEGNAAVAAALRLTDPALLHYRSGGFYVARAGQADGSDPIRDVLLGILAATSEPISGGRHKVFGRHDLNVIPQTSTIASHLPRALGVAFSIARARKLDVPCAWPDDAVTVCSFGDASANHSTAVGAINAALHAGYQGLPMPLLFVCEDNGIGISTRTPRGWIANAYGNRPGLQYFSGDGCDLVSAYDAATAAANWVRKHRKPAFLHLRTVRLMGHAGSDYEPSYRRPEEIVADYDRDPVLNTAKMLVRHGVLTPDQALQRYEATRSHVIDCAHQLGTAAQLDNVDAVLEPLRDTLDEAKAVSVTPQAGDTPLTLASAINRALQDVLAEHREVLVFGEDVARKGGVYGVTRGLQAAAGPARVFDTLLDEQTILGLALGAGVSGLLPIPEIQYLAYLHNAADQIRGEAATLQFFSNRQFRNPMVVRIAGYGYQKGFGGHFHNDNSIAAIRDIPGVVIASPARPDDAAAMLHTCVAAAKTAGAVCVYLEPIALYHTKDLHEDGDQGWLAPYPGQPVPIGRARTYGDGDDLTILTFGNGLWMSLRVAHRLEHRNIATRVVDLRWLAPLPLDDMVREAAATGRVLIVDETRQTGGVGEGVLAELLASGYTGRVDRVASADSFIPLGDAALHVLLSEDTIEAAAVKLVT; from the coding sequence ATGGCCAACAACCCGACGGCCAACCCTCGCAAAGAGGCTCTCGACGACCATTTCACGACCGTGGTCTCGCAGCTGTCCGCTCCGGCGGAGGCGGAACCGTGGCCCGACACGGCGTTGACCCCGGACCTGGCGTTGGAGCTGTTCGAGGCGCAGGTGGCCAGCCGTCATCTCGACCTGGCGGCTCGATGGCTGCGGGCACAGGGCAAGGGCTTCTACACGATCGGCTCGTCGGGACACGAGGGCAACGCCGCGGTCGCCGCGGCGCTGCGGCTCACCGACCCGGCGCTGTTGCATTACCGATCCGGCGGATTCTACGTGGCGCGGGCGGGGCAGGCCGACGGGTCCGACCCTATCCGCGATGTCCTGCTGGGCATTCTGGCGGCGACGTCGGAGCCGATCTCGGGCGGGCGGCACAAGGTGTTCGGCCGGCACGACCTCAATGTGATACCGCAGACCTCCACCATCGCGTCGCATCTGCCGCGGGCGCTGGGGGTGGCGTTTTCCATCGCGCGCGCCCGCAAGCTCGACGTACCGTGCGCGTGGCCCGACGATGCGGTGACCGTGTGCAGCTTCGGCGACGCCTCGGCAAACCACTCGACGGCCGTCGGCGCGATCAACGCGGCGCTGCACGCCGGTTACCAGGGCCTGCCGATGCCGCTGTTGTTCGTGTGTGAGGACAACGGCATCGGCATCAGCACCAGAACGCCGCGCGGCTGGATCGCCAACGCCTACGGCAACCGTCCCGGACTGCAGTACTTCTCCGGCGACGGCTGCGATCTCGTCTCGGCGTATGACGCGGCGACGGCCGCGGCGAACTGGGTGCGCAAGCACCGCAAACCGGCGTTTCTGCATCTGCGCACCGTCCGGCTGATGGGCCATGCCGGATCGGACTACGAACCGTCCTATCGCAGGCCTGAGGAGATCGTCGCCGACTACGATCGCGATCCGGTGCTGAACACCGCGAAAATGCTTGTCCGACACGGGGTTCTGACGCCCGATCAAGCACTGCAGCGCTATGAGGCCACGCGGTCGCACGTCATCGACTGCGCCCACCAACTCGGCACCGCAGCGCAACTCGACAACGTCGATGCCGTGCTGGAACCGCTACGGGACACGCTGGACGAAGCGAAAGCGGTGTCGGTGACCCCGCAGGCGGGGGACACACCGCTGACATTGGCCTCGGCGATCAACCGGGCGTTGCAGGACGTGCTGGCCGAGCACCGGGAGGTCCTGGTGTTCGGTGAGGATGTCGCGCGAAAGGGCGGGGTGTACGGCGTGACCCGCGGACTGCAAGCCGCCGCGGGCCCGGCGCGCGTGTTCGACACCCTGCTCGACGAGCAGACGATCCTCGGGTTGGCCCTCGGTGCCGGGGTCTCGGGCCTGCTGCCGATCCCCGAGATCCAGTACCTCGCCTATCTGCACAACGCGGCCGATCAGATCCGTGGTGAAGCCGCCACGCTGCAGTTCTTCTCCAACCGCCAGTTCCGCAATCCGATGGTGGTGCGGATCGCGGGATACGGCTACCAGAAGGGCTTCGGCGGGCACTTCCACAACGACAACTCGATCGCCGCGATCCGCGACATCCCCGGGGTCGTGATCGCATCGCCGGCGCGGCCCGACGATGCGGCAGCGATGCTGCACACGTGCGTCGCCGCGGCGAAAACCGCTGGGGCGGTGTGCGTCTACCTCGAACCGATCGCGCTGTACCACACGAAGGATCTCCACGAGGACGGCGATCAGGGCTGGTTGGCCCCGTACCCGGGGCAGCCGGTGCCGATCGGCCGGGCCCGCACCTACGGCGACGGCGACGACCTGACGATCCTCACGTTCGGCAACGGGCTGTGGATGAGCCTGCGTGTCGCGCACAGACTCGAACACCGCAACATCGCCACCCGGGTCGTGGACCTGCGGTGGCTGGCCCCGCTGCCGCTGGACGACATGGTGCGTGAGGCCGCCGCGACCGGGCGCGTCCTCATCGTCGACGAGACCCGCCAGACCGGCGGCGTCGGCGAAGGTGTGCTGGCCGAACTGCTCGCGAGCGGGTACACGGGCCGCGTCGACCGCGTCGCCAGCGCCGACAGTTTCATCCCGCTCGGCGACGCCGCGCTGCACGTGCTGCTGTCCGAGGACACCATCGAAGCCGCGGCCGTGAAGCTCGTCACGTGA